The Myxococcales bacterium nucleotide sequence GCAGGAGCCACAAAAGCACCGCGGTCAGAACAATCCACGCGAGCAGCACGAAAGGGTGTCGGCGTTGCCGTATACGTGGTTCAAAGAAAACCACTTCATGCACGGTTTTGCGGGGCACATTAACCAGCAGCGCCCCATCCGCTTGGTAGGCCACGAGGTATTCCAGTAACTGCCTACGGGTTGCAGCGGTTTCGAGTTGCGTGGCCATCTCTCCGGTCTTGATCTCCGCCACAAACTGCCTCCCGTGACGCTCCACAATGGCGTCCGCCCGAAGCGCGATGGCCCTTTGGGCACCATCTACCTCGATGTGCCACGTCTTCGAACATTGAGTAGCAACAATGGAATAACCGTAGGCCTCGAGTAGCGCGATAGCCGCTTGCTCGCCTTCAATGGCAACCCGGCTTCTGCGGCGGGCTTTCCAACGCCGACGGGATGCGCCGAGCCACGAGGCGAGCATCCCATACAACAATGCGCCGCTTGCCATCGCAATCACGACCCACAACAGCGTGATCCGCGCCTCCGAGTACATCAGCTGACGCAACCACGGTTCAAACCGACCCGACAAGCTTTCGGCATGCCTCCGCCCACTACCGATTCTTCTCCATTGGCGCCCGATCACCCCCTCACGAGGAAAATTCACGGCAGACTGAAGGAAAGGGCGCCCCAGCAACTTTTTGCCAAGGGCGGTTTCGAGGCTCTCCCTCCCATGATCGCCATCGTGGGGACGAGATATGCCGATGAGGATTCCCTCACCTTTACCTCCAAGCTTGCATCGGAACTGGCACGCGCCGGATGGTGCATTATTTCGGGCGGCGCCAGCGGAATCGATACCGCCGCCCACGAGGGCGCGCTCAAGGCGCCGGGCCGCACGGTGGTTGTGTGTGGGACGCCGCTCGACCGGGTCTACCCCAGCTCGAATCGCCAGTTGTTTCGCCGCATCGTGGATGAGGGGGGTGCGCTCTTTTCTGAGCACTCCGAGGGTACGGGCGTCTACCCGGGCATGTTTGTTGCGCGCAATCGACTCATCGCTGCGTTGGCAGAGGCGGTCATCGTGGTCCGAGCGCCCGCCAAGAGCGGAGCGCTGAGCACGGCGGCATACGCAAAATCGATGGATATTCCAGTCTTTTTCGTGCCGGCAGCGCCTTGGGACCCCCGCGGGATGGGCTGTTTGATGCTAGCCCGGCGGGGGGCCAAGATTTGCACTTCCCCTCAAGATGTCCTATCCGATGCGGCCTTGGGAGCCCTCACACGGATGGCCCCCCCTCAAACCGCACCGAAGGTGGCACGGAATTTGATGAATAATATCAGCGAATTAGACGAAGACAGCCGCGCAATTGTCGATCTCTTGGCCAGAGGAGGTCGGCAAAGTGAGGAGTTGGTTCGGATTTTGGGCTTTTCGGCGAAAAGAGTACAACGCGCGCTGGTCATGCTTTGCTTGGCCCAGCACATCGTAGAGAAAGCCCCCGGGGAGTACGATCTATGGCCCCATTATGGGCATAACGGATAAGGAATCGGGATATGAGCAAATCCTTAGTCATCGTGGAGTCGCCAGCCAAAGCCAAGACCATCCAGAAATACTTGGGTAAGGGTTACACGGTCATGGCCTCCAAGGGGCATCTTAAAGATCTCCCCAAACGCGGTGGCGTGGATTTCGACAACGATTTTCAAGAAACCTACGAGTTGATTGAGGAAAAAGGCAAGGCGGAGGTCCTCAAAACGATCAAGCAGACTGCCAAGAATGTCGATGAGGTGCTGTTGGCAACAGACCCTGATCGCGAAGGCGAGGCGATCGCGTGGCACATCAAAGAGGAACTCGAAAAGTCCAAGATCAAGGCAAGCATCTCGCGGGTACTCTTTATAGAGATCACCAAGAAAGGGGTACAGGCCGGCATCGCGCATCCCCGAGAGCTTGACACCGACCTCTACGAAGCGCAGCGCACCCGCCGCGTCCTCGACAGAATCGGAGGTTATCCGCTTTCCAATCTGCTGTGGCGAAAGCTTGCCTTTGGGTTATCGGCCGGCCGCGTACAAACGCCCGCGCTTCGGATCATTGTGGACCGCCAGCGTGAGATAGACGCGTTTGTCCCTGTTAAGTATTGGCTGGTGGATGCGGCATTGGTGGGCACCCAAAGGCCGAGTTTTACCGCGTGGTTAGAATCGGTGGACGGTCAGAAGCTCGAGAGGGTCAGCTCCAAGCCTTCGGTGGATAGCGGCGAGCTTGCAGATACGTATGTCGCGGAGCTAAAGCAGGCGCCCTATACCGTAAGCAAGATCACGAAGCGGGCGCAAAAGCGCAGCGCTCCTGCACCCTACACCACCTCCAAACTACAGCAGGACGCATCCACACGTCTGGGCATGCAGCCTAAGAGCACCATGCGGGTGGCTCAACGGCTATACGAAGGCGTGGAGGTAGGGCGCGGCAGTGAGGCCGAGGTCGTCGGTCTCATCACGTACATGCGCACCGACAGCGTTCGTGTCTCTGATGATGCGGTGACTGAGTGCCGTGATTACATCAAAACCACTTACGGCAAAGACAGCTTACCCGACAAGCCCAATTTTTTTAAAACCAAAAAGCAAAATGTTCAAGATGCACACGAAGCAATTCGGCCTACGCGGATGGATCTGCCCCCGGAGAAGGTGCAACACGATCTGAAATCCGAGCAGTTTAGGCTCTACAAGCTGGTGTGGGATCGCTTCGTGGCATCTCAAATGATGCCTGCAGTCTATGATCAGACGGCCGTAGAGATTCATGCCAAGGGAAAGTCCCACCTCTATGGTTTGCGTGTCAGTGGCAGCGTGCTCAAAGTGCCTGGATGGAAACGCGTCTACGGGGCCTTGAGCACAGAGCTCGCGGGCGAGGAAGCATCCGCAGAGGAGATGGAGGAAGGGCTTCTTCCCGAGCTCACGGAAGGGGAAGCTTTGACCTTGGTGGTGCCCCCGAGCGTTCAGTCCCATGCAAAACAAACAGAACCCCCGCCCTATTTCAATGAAGCCAGCCTGATTAAGAAACTCGAGGAAGAGGGCATCGGGAGGCCGAGCACGTATGCGGAAATCATCAGCAAGGTTGAGGCGCGCGACTATGTGAGAAAAGTCGAAAACAAGCTTAAGCCCACACCCTTAGGCATGTTGGTCATCGATCGGCTCGTAGGCGATGGCTTCATGTTGGCGGATATCGGGTTTACGCGAAAACTGGAAGACGACCTGGACGCGGTCGCAGAGGCTCGTGCGAAGCGGATCGAGGTGCTGGCGCCCTTTCACGAGACCCTACAGGCCAAAATTGCTAAGGTGCTTGAGCAGAGTGGCAAGTGGTGGCCGGAGCCCGAAACGCTGGACGAGAAGTGCCCCGAGTGCGGCAAAGCGTTGATGAAACGCTGGGGGCGCAACGGGCCGTTCATCGGTTGTCCGGGATATCCCGAGTGCAAGTACACGCGAAACATTCCTGGGGCTGATGATGAGGAGGGCAACGGGAGCCGTGAGCCGGAAGTGACGGCATATACCTGCGATGACTGCCAGTCGCCCATGCTGAAGCGGTGGGGACGAAACGGATACTTCCTCGGTTGCTCGCGCTATCCGGCCTGCAAACACACGCGCAACCTTCCCTTGGGTGTCCACTGCCCCAAGTGCGGCGGTGAAATCGTGCAAGTGAAAGGTAAAGCTCGCGGTCGACCGTTCTATGGTTGTGCCAACTACAACTCGCCCGCGAAGTGCGATTTCCGTGTGTGGCAAAGACCCGTGGCACATCCTTGTCCCAAATGTGGAACGGACTTCCTCGTGCCTTCGGGTGGCAAACGCAATCCCGGGCTCAAGTGTGTCAAGGAAGGTTGCGACTATCATGGCCCGATGCCGGATGCCAATGAGGCCAAGAGCGATGATATGGCCGCCACCGGGTAGAGCCGGGCCCGCGCGAAGACCGCGATCATGCTTGCAGCACAGAATAGGATGGTTGGTTGCCGCCTGGGCGCTCGTTTTACCCGTCACGACGCGTGCGGATGATGCACAGCTGTGGCTCGCCACCATCGCCACCACGTCGCTCGATGAGGATGCGCCTCGGTGGCGGGGATACTTGGAACTACAATCCCGAATGGGTGAATACGGCACGCAGTTCATTGTCAGGCCCGCGCTAGGTTTTCAGGTGTTTGAAGGCGGGGCGGTATGGCTGGGGTATGCATGGTTACCCACGGTGGCAAACGGCGTCGCGCCCGATGTTTACGAGCAACGCATCTGGCAGCAGTGGTCGCTCGCCCATCAGAGCGAGGTGGCGACATTTGGATCTCGCAGTCGCCTGGAAGAGCGCTTTATGGCCCACGACAGCGATGTGGGGTTCCGCTTTCGGCAACAGTTTCGCGCGAACTGGACTTTCATGCCCAAAGCGACGTTCTACTTGCCGACGACACTCGAGCTGTTGTTCGATCTAAACACGCCAGCCTGGCGCCCCCAAGGCGGCTTCGACCATTACCGTCTCTTTGGCGGCCTGGGCATCAATTTGGGCAATGGTGTCTCCTTGGAGGGAGGCTACGTATTGGCGCACTATCTGAGAGAGCCGGGCGCGGACAGAAAAAGTCACGTCGTCGCGATCAGTCTAAGTTGGAATCACAACTCTAACCCCCAGAAATGATGCTTTCCGCAGCCGCTTCGGGCGGCACCGCGTCATCGAGCGATTCCAAATAGCCTGCGGGAAGCGCCACTTTTTGGGTCCCGGAACGCTTCCCGCGTTTGAGGCGCCGAGCGGATTCGGGGAATTCTTGGCCGGGATCGATAGCGTCAAGCGCCCGGCCAAGTTGCTCAAATGTAGAGACATGCATCAGTCTAGCGCGCAGGGCGGCTCCGCTCGGGACTCCCTTGGTGTACCAAGCGCTGTGCTTGCGGAAGCTGCGCATGGCCGCAGTTTCGCCCAACCACTCGCATAGCATCCTGGCGTGCGTAAGCATGATCTCACGGACCTCACCAAACGTGGGCGCAGACGCGGGTTTCTGGCCGCGAAACTCATGGGCCAGATCGCGAAAGAGCCACGGTCTCCCTAAACATCCCCTGCCGACAATCACGCCGTCGCACCCCGTTTGCTCCATCATGGCAATGGCATCATGAGACTCCCAAATGTCACCGTTGCCCAAGACGGGAATATGGCGCACATGCGCTTTGAGACGGGCGATCTCCTCCCAGCGCGCCTCCCCATCGTACAGCTCGGCTGCCGTTCGCGCGTGCAAGCCCACCGCCTTGCAACCTTCTTCCTGAGCGATGTAACCCGACGATAAATGCGTATGATGCTGTTCATCGATTCCGATACGAAACTTGATGGTGATCGGGACATCTCCTGCGTGCGTAACGGCGGCCCGAATGATATTGCTAAGGAGCTTGGGCTTCAGCGGGATGGCTGCCCCGCCCCCTTTGCGCGTGACCTTGGGAACTGGGCATCCAAAATTGAGGTCGATATGATCGACTTTGCCCTCGCTCACCAAGCGTTGGACCGCAAGCCCCACATACATGGGGTCTACCCCATAAAGCTGAAGGCTTCGTATGGATTCTTCGGGTCCAAAATCGGTCAGTTTCAATGTCTTTTCCCGCCCATCGACCAAAGGTCGGGCCGTGATCATTTCACTCACATACAGGCCCGCGCCAAATCGTTTGCACAGCGTGCGAAACGGATAATTGGTGACGCCGGCCATGGGAGCTAACACCACTGGAGGCCAAATCGTGAGGGCACCGAGTTTGAGTGGAGCCCACTGATGGGACGAGGCCGTCATATGTTATACCGAAGTCCAATGCATGTGACAGTCGTAGGAGCGGGCTTGGCGGGGTGTGAATGCGCGTGGCAACTGGCCAGGCGGCATATCGATGTGACCATCGTAGAACAAAAGCCCAGCAAGCGCACCCCGGCCCAGCAAAGCGACCGTTTCGCGGAACTCGTTTGCTCGAACTCCTTCCGAGGCGAAGCGCTCAGCAATGCGGTGGGTCTGCTCAAAGAAGAGATGCGCCGCATGGGCTCGCTGATCATGATGTGCGCGGATCAAACGCGCGTACCTGCCGGCGGCGCATTGGCGGTGGACCGCGAACGGTTTTCATCCGAAGTGACACGGCGCATCGAAAGCCACCCTCGTATCTCGGTCATGCATACAGAGGCGGCTTTCATACCCGAAGATCGCCCAGCCGTGATTGCGACGGGTCCCTTGACCGCAGATGCGCTCGCTCAGGATCTCGAGCGACGGCTGGGGAGCGCCAGACTGGCATACTACGACGCGATTGCGCCCGTGGTCTTGGCTGACTCGATAGACTGGGACAAAGTTTTTCGGGCCTCCCGGTATGATAAGGGAGGCGATGACGCGTATGTGAACTGCCCCATGGACCGCGATCAATATACGGCCTTCATAAAGGGTGTTGAGGCATCCGCCAAGGTTTCTGCGCACGCATTTGAGGATGCAAAATACTTTGAGGGGTGTCTGCCCATTGAAGTGATGGTCGCTCGCGGCGAGTTGACGCTGGCGTATGGACCGATGAAGCCCGTGGGTCTCATCGATCCCCATACGGGGCGCCGTCCCTACGCCGTGGTTCAGCTGCGCCAAGAGGATCATGCCGCCACCGCCTATAATCTCGTAGGGTTTCAAACACGTTTAACCTATGCCGAGCAAAAGCAGGTCTTTCGCATGATTCCTGGTCTTGAACAGGCCGAGTTTGAGCGTCTCGGCAGTGTGCACAGAAACACCTTTGTCGATGCGCCTGAGGTGCTTGATGCCGACCTGAGTGTGCGAGCGATGCCCGACGTCTACTTGGCGGGGCAGATCACCGGCGTTGAGGGGTACGTGGAAAGCGCCGCTTGCGGTTTGATCATTGGCACCGTATTGGCGCTGAAGCACCATCATCGTGCACCCGTCTTGCCGCCAAAGAC carries:
- the dprA gene encoding DNA-protecting protein DprA; protein product: MPPPTTDSSPLAPDHPLTRKIHGRLKERAPQQLFAKGGFEALPPMIAIVGTRYADEDSLTFTSKLASELARAGWCIISGGASGIDTAAHEGALKAPGRTVVVCGTPLDRVYPSSNRQLFRRIVDEGGALFSEHSEGTGVYPGMFVARNRLIAALAEAVIVVRAPAKSGALSTAAYAKSMDIPVFFVPAAPWDPRGMGCLMLARRGAKICTSPQDVLSDAALGALTRMAPPQTAPKVARNLMNNISELDEDSRAIVDLLARGGRQSEELVRILGFSAKRVQRALVMLCLAQHIVEKAPGEYDLWPHYGHNG
- the topA gene encoding type I DNA topoisomerase — encoded protein: MSKSLVIVESPAKAKTIQKYLGKGYTVMASKGHLKDLPKRGGVDFDNDFQETYELIEEKGKAEVLKTIKQTAKNVDEVLLATDPDREGEAIAWHIKEELEKSKIKASISRVLFIEITKKGVQAGIAHPRELDTDLYEAQRTRRVLDRIGGYPLSNLLWRKLAFGLSAGRVQTPALRIIVDRQREIDAFVPVKYWLVDAALVGTQRPSFTAWLESVDGQKLERVSSKPSVDSGELADTYVAELKQAPYTVSKITKRAQKRSAPAPYTTSKLQQDASTRLGMQPKSTMRVAQRLYEGVEVGRGSEAEVVGLITYMRTDSVRVSDDAVTECRDYIKTTYGKDSLPDKPNFFKTKKQNVQDAHEAIRPTRMDLPPEKVQHDLKSEQFRLYKLVWDRFVASQMMPAVYDQTAVEIHAKGKSHLYGLRVSGSVLKVPGWKRVYGALSTELAGEEASAEEMEEGLLPELTEGEALTLVVPPSVQSHAKQTEPPPYFNEASLIKKLEEEGIGRPSTYAEIISKVEARDYVRKVENKLKPTPLGMLVIDRLVGDGFMLADIGFTRKLEDDLDAVAEARAKRIEVLAPFHETLQAKIAKVLEQSGKWWPEPETLDEKCPECGKALMKRWGRNGPFIGCPGYPECKYTRNIPGADDEEGNGSREPEVTAYTCDDCQSPMLKRWGRNGYFLGCSRYPACKHTRNLPLGVHCPKCGGEIVQVKGKARGRPFYGCANYNSPAKCDFRVWQRPVAHPCPKCGTDFLVPSGGKRNPGLKCVKEGCDYHGPMPDANEAKSDDMAATG
- the dusB gene encoding tRNA dihydrouridine synthase DusB, with amino-acid sequence MTASSHQWAPLKLGALTIWPPVVLAPMAGVTNYPFRTLCKRFGAGLYVSEMITARPLVDGREKTLKLTDFGPEESIRSLQLYGVDPMYVGLAVQRLVSEGKVDHIDLNFGCPVPKVTRKGGGAAIPLKPKLLSNIIRAAVTHAGDVPITIKFRIGIDEQHHTHLSSGYIAQEEGCKAVGLHARTAAELYDGEARWEEIARLKAHVRHIPVLGNGDIWESHDAIAMMEQTGCDGVIVGRGCLGRPWLFRDLAHEFRGQKPASAPTFGEVREIMLTHARMLCEWLGETAAMRSFRKHSAWYTKGVPSGAALRARLMHVSTFEQLGRALDAIDPGQEFPESARRLKRGKRSGTQKVALPAGYLESLDDAVPPEAAAESIISGG
- a CDS encoding DUF2490 domain-containing protein, coding for MVAAWALVLPVTTRADDAQLWLATIATTSLDEDAPRWRGYLELQSRMGEYGTQFIVRPALGFQVFEGGAVWLGYAWLPTVANGVAPDVYEQRIWQQWSLAHQSEVATFGSRSRLEERFMAHDSDVGFRFRQQFRANWTFMPKATFYLPTTLELLFDLNTPAWRPQGGFDHYRLFGGLGINLGNGVSLEGGYVLAHYLREPGADRKSHVVAISLSWNHNSNPQK
- the trmFO gene encoding methylenetetrahydrofolate--tRNA-(uracil(54)-C(5))-methyltransferase (FADH(2)-oxidizing) TrmFO produces the protein MHVTVVGAGLAGCECAWQLARRHIDVTIVEQKPSKRTPAQQSDRFAELVCSNSFRGEALSNAVGLLKEEMRRMGSLIMMCADQTRVPAGGALAVDRERFSSEVTRRIESHPRISVMHTEAAFIPEDRPAVIATGPLTADALAQDLERRLGSARLAYYDAIAPVVLADSIDWDKVFRASRYDKGGDDAYVNCPMDRDQYTAFIKGVEASAKVSAHAFEDAKYFEGCLPIEVMVARGELTLAYGPMKPVGLIDPHTGRRPYAVVQLRQEDHAATAYNLVGFQTRLTYAEQKQVFRMIPGLEQAEFERLGSVHRNTFVDAPEVLDADLSVRAMPDVYLAGQITGVEGYVESAACGLIIGTVLALKHHHRAPVLPPKTTALGALVTHLQSSRSPYQPSNVVWSLFPPLDDAPRLKKRARHEALAARALKTLTPYVTEVSVDGAGVGGMPKMAVYS